The Mercurialis annua linkage group LG2, ddMerAnnu1.2, whole genome shotgun sequence genome contains a region encoding:
- the LOC126669756 gene encoding pathogenesis-related homeodomain protein, producing the protein MQEIKKSGKSCFSNSENGSLLIASLKLKKGKFLIQCKKDKAKSSSKVKRAVLVSDSSSKGMKKSIKIMSKKILQKAIDKKSSSKKMNCEDQRGRNLLGFGSEQNGKKVKLKKKKKKKNKKGLNGKAELDEPSRLQRRTRYLMVKMKLEQNLIDAYSGEGWKGQSREKIRPVKELLRAKKQILKCKLGIRDAIHQLDSLSTVGCIEDSVIAPDGSVSHEHIFCSKCKSNEVSPDNDIVLCDGTCNCAFHQRCLDPPLDTENIPPGDQGWYCKFCDCRMEIIEAMNAHLGTQFSVDSCWQDFFNEEATFYDTGGISINQEEEWPSDDSEDGDYDPGRRENSTSEAGTDDDASRDGNSATSLDWSLEGEVLSGSKDGETDNMDFRNQSIYSSLDSDETSDGEVVCGRRQRTAVDYKKLYVEMFGKDAPVHEQVSEDEDWGPGKRKRRGKESDAASTLMTLYENEKQSKKCLTIEAKGELSRELRVTRPLFRIPPSALEKLRQVFEENELPSRTVKENLSKDLGLDPGKVSKWFKNARYLALKSRKRVNEDSSSPEIPREPRLDDVNNLSSSDLDEVRTTSTKTKACNQKHLNQALKKTELKSICCSLKRKRASVESPSKSKEISDDVSLKRLMKSKTKKAKKINSILTRAAQAAEAEMERLCRAKVRLENLKQKLLRLQNSKSKKTKRNHLHQQTVVFVPIAKLREQI; encoded by the exons ATGCAAGAAATCAAGAAATCTGGGAAATCTTGTTTCTCAAATTCAGAAAATGGGTCATTGTTGATTGCATCTTTAAAGTTGAAAAAGGGAAAGTTTTTAATTCAATGCAAAAAAGATAAAGCAAAGTCAAGTAGTAAGGTGAAAAGGGCAGTGCTTGTGAGTGATTCATCAAGCAAGGGGatgaaaaaaagtataaaaattatgaGTAAAAAGATCTTGCAGAAGGCAATTGATAAGAAATCTTCATCTAAGAAGATGAATTGTGAAGATCAAAGAGGTAGAAATTTGTTAGGTTTTGGTTCTGAGCAGAATGGGAAGAAAGTTAAactcaagaagaagaagaagaagaagaataagaaaGGGTTGAATGGAAAGGCTGAGTTGGATGAGCCATCGCGGTTGCAGAGGAGGACTAGGTATTTGATGGTTAAAATGAAGCTGGAACAGAATCTTATTGATGCTTACTCTGGTGAAGGATGGAAAGGTCAAAG CCGGGAGAAGATCAGGCCAGTAAAGGAACTTCTAAGAGCCAAGAAGCAGATTTTGAAGTGTAAACTTGGTATACGTGATGCTATTCACCAGCTGGATTCACTTAGTACAGTGGGATGTATTGAAGACTCGGTTATTGCTCCAGATGGATCTGTTTCTCATGAACAT ATTTTCTGCTCAAAGTGCAAATCCAATGAAGTTTCCCCAGATAATGATATTGTACTCTGTGACGGGACATGCAATTGTGCCTTCCACCAACGATGCCTTGATCCTCCACTAGACACTGAAAACA TACCACCTGGAGATCAGGGATGGTATTGCAAGTTTTGTGATTGCAGAATGGAAATTATAGAAGCTATGAATGCACATCTGGGCACCCAGTTCTCAGTTGATAGCTGTTGGCAG GATTTTTTCAACGAAGAAGCAACTTTCTATGACACGGGAGGCATATCAATAAATCAAGAAGAAGAGTGGCCTTCAGATGATTCCGAAGATGGCGATTATGATCCAGGAAGGAGGGAAAACAGTACCAGTGAAGCAGGCACGGATGATGATGCCTCTAGGGATGGTAACAGTGCGACCAGCTTGGATTGGTCTTTAGAAGGTGAAGTTTTGTCAGGATCTAAGGATGGGGAGACGGATAACATGGATTTTAGAAACCAATCTATTTATAGCAGTTTAGACTCCGATGAAACCAGTGATGGGGAAGTTGTATGTGGCCGTAGACAGCGAACAGCAGTTGACTATAAGAAGTTATATGTT GAAATGTTTGGGAAGGATGCTCCAGTACATGAGCAAGTTAGCGAAGATGAAGACTGGGGCCCTGGAAAAAGAAAACGAAGAGGAAAGGAGTCGGATGCTGCCAGCACCCTCATGACattgtatgaaaatgagaaacaaAGTAAAAAATGTTTAACTATTGAAGCCAAGGGGGAGCTTTCTCGAGAGTTACGAGTTACAAGGCCACTTTTCAGAATCCCCCCTTCTGCCCTTGAG AAACTTCGCCAGGTGTTTGAGGAGAATGAACTTCCCTCTAGAACTGTCAAGGAAAACCTTTCTAAAGATTTGGGTCTCGATCCTGGGAAG GTCAGCAAATGGTTCAAGAATGCACGATACTTGGCTCTAAAGTCCAGGAAG AGAGTTAATGAAGACAGTTCGAGTCCCGAAATCCCCAGGGAACCAAGATTAGATGATGTAAATAATTTAAGCTCTTCTGATCTTGATGAAGTAAGAACAACCTCCACTAAAACCAAGGCTTGTAACCAGAAGCATTTAAACCAGGCCCTTAAGAAGACGGAGTTAAAGTCAATATGCTGCAGTTTGAAACGGAAAAGAGCTTCGGTTGAATCTCCTTCTAAAAGCAAAGAG ATCAGTGATGATGTGAGCTTGAAGAGGCTGATGAAGTCAAAAACAAAGAAAGCTAAGAAGATAAACTCCATTTTGACAAGGGCAGCGCAAGCGGCCGAGGCTGAGATGGAGAGGCTTTGCAGAGCTAAGGTTCGGTTAGAGAATCTGAAGCAGAAATTGCTGAGACTGCAAAATAGCAAATCTAAGAAGACTAAGAGAAACCATTTACACCAACAAACTGTTGTGTTTGTTCCCATTGCAAAGCTAAGGGAACAAATTTAA
- the LOC126670003 gene encoding uncharacterized protein LOC126670003: MALRRFYNEIKGLKVKEVPNHLKPKLSIGYLKQSVVKSLDNYNAKYIQTGSIDPLYHVCFGGMIFSYLVALPEERRHLAHQQHAKEHGEGHH, encoded by the coding sequence ATGGCACTAAGGAGGTTCTACAACGAGATAAAGGGATTGAAAGTGAAGGAAGTACCCAATCATTTGAAACCAAAGCTATCAATCGGTTACTTGAAGCAATCCGTCGTCAAATCTTTGGACAATTACAACGCTAAGTACATTCAGACAGGCTCTATCGATCCTCTGTACCATGTCTGCTTTGGTGGGATGATCTTCTCTTATCTGGTCGCGCTTCCCGAGGAACGCCGTCATCTTGCGCATCAACAGCATGCCAAGGAGCACGGAGAAGGCCACCACTGA
- the LOC126668855 gene encoding uncharacterized protein LOC126668855 codes for MLSRAVAIENKVVMPESSVVVSAAEIGPRSSDEDDVMLRRRRFQNLRGVQWRIDLGILPSSSSSSVDDLRRLTADSRRRYAGLRRRLLVDPHISKDGSNSPDLAIDNPLSQNPDSTWGRFFRNAELEKTVDQDLSRLYPEHGNYFQTSGCQGMLRRILLLWCLRHPECGYRQGMHELLAPLLYVLHVDVERLAEVRKDYEDHFTDKFDGVLFHESDLMFNFDFKKYLDYMEDEIGSHSNSTKIRSLDELDPEIQTIVLLSDAYGAEGELGIVLSDKFMEHDAYCMFDALMNGANGSVAMTDFFSLSPAGGCHSGLPPVIEASAALYHLLSVVDSSLHSHLVELGVEPQYFALRWLRVLFGREFLLKNLLLVWDEIFSADNSKLDKSPEDDASSSFCILSSHRGALIAAIAVSMILHLRSSLLATENATTCLQRLLNFPENIDLKKLIDKAKSLQTLALETSILSFSHPFGNAFNQSKSMVVRGHTLSSGSVSPKTPLNIVPDSYWEEKWRDLHKAEELQKNSGKQTPTPKKGWSEKVRLTLSRTASDPSPAKVGHEKVPKPSVRRRLLQDLSRELGFHEDVENADCGDDVSGQNDHNCPEVEGEDQHGVRKDFSFTSEDRSPSGNAGSEETCFVFSDPSSPISVANNHENDSEKSSVASNLSTDETDAHSEVIQGDSVLPVSDLPDDIAPSSESKNEATGKLVNGTKERKLLSGKLQWFWKFGRSNVGEETSEKGIVDSTKSASDAGSESNVISTSANESNNLHTNIRGDVVDQNVMGTLRNLGHSMLEHIQVLESVFQQDRVQVGSLENFSKNVIVGKGHATAMTALKELRKISNLLSEM; via the exons ATGTTGTCTCGAGCTGTTGCTATTGAGAACAAAGTTGTAATGCCGGAATCATCCGTGGTGGTTTCGGCGGCGGAGATTGGACCAAGGAGTTCCGACGAGGATGATGTGATGCTTAGACGGCGTCGTTTTCAGAATTTAAGAGGAGTTCAGTGGCGTATAGATCTTGGAATTTTgccttcttcctcttcttcctctGTAGATGATCTTCGCCGTCTCACTGCTGATTCTCGCCGCAg ATATGCCGGTCTGCGGAGGCGCCTCCTTGTAGACCCACATATATCAAAGGATGGAAGTAATTCTCCTGATCTTGCTATTGACAATCCTTTATCTCAAAACCCAg ACAGTACATGGGGACGTTTCTTCCGAAATGCTGAACTGGAAAAAACCGTTGACCAGGATTTATCACGTTTATATCCTGAGCATGGGAACTATTTCCAGACTTCTGGCTGTCAGGGAATGTTAAGGCGGATATTGCTATTGTGGTGCCTTAGACATCCTGAATGCGGGTATCGACAAG GTATGCATGAACTTCTGGCTCCTTTGCTGTATGTTCTTCACGTTGATGTTGAACGTCTCGCTGAAGTGCGAAAAGACTATGAGGACCATTTCACTGACAAATTTGATGGCGTATTATTTCATGAAAGTGACCTTATGttcaattttgatttcaaaaagtATTTAGATTACATGGAAGATGAGATAGGCTCTCATAGTAATTCCACAAAGATTAGGAGTCTTGATGAGCTTGATCCTGAGATACAAACCATTGTATTGCTAAGTGATGCTTATGGAGCTGAAGGTGAACTGGGAATTGTTTTATCAGATAAATTTATGGAACATGACGCTTACTGTATGTTTGATGCTTTGATGAATGGGGCTAATGGTTCAGTTGCCATGACCGACTTTTTCTCTCTATCTCCTGCTGGCGGATGTCATTCTGGGTTACCTCCTGTAATTGAAGCTTCTGCTGCATTGTATCATTTGCTTTCCGTTGTTGATTCATCATTACATAGCCACCTTGTTGAACTTGGTGTTGAACCTCAGTATTTTGCACTTCGCTGGTTGCGGGTTTTGTTTGGACGGGAGTTTTTGCTTAAAAACCTCTTGTTAGTATGGGATGAAATATTTTCCGCCGATAACAGTAAATTAGATAAAAGTCCTGAAGATGATGCAAGTTCTAGTTTTTGTATTCTTAGTTCACATCGAGGAGCATTGATCGCAGCTATTGCTGTCTCTATGATACTTCATTTGAGATCTTCACTGCTTGCCACTGAGAATGCTACAACCTGTCTCCAGAGATTGCTGAATTTTCCAGAAAATATAGATCTGAAAAAACTAATAGATAAGGCAAAGTCTTTACAGACTCTTGCGTTGGAGACCAGTATCTTATCCTTCTCTCATCCTTTTGGTAATGCTTTTAACCAGTCTAAATCCATGGTGGTGAGAGGGCATACTCTTTCGTCTGGTTCCGTTTCTCCAAAAACTCCTCTAAATATTGTGCCAGATAGTTACTGGGAAGAGAAGTGGAGAGATTTGCACAAAGCTGAAGAACTTCAGAAAAATTCAGGGAAACAAACTCCAACACCAAAAAAAGGATGGTCGGAAAAAGTAAGATTGACTTTATCAAGAACAGCGTCTGACCCGTCCCCAGCAAAAGTTGGGCATGAAAAGGTCCCGAAGCCATCTGTTAGGCGCCGTTTGCTTCAAGATTTATCTCGCGAACTTGGTTTCCATGAAGACGTCGAGAATGCAGATTGTGGTGACGACGTTTCAGGCCAGAATGATCATAACTGCCCAGAAGTTGAGGGTGAGGATCAACATGGAGTTCGTAAGGATTTCAGTTTCACCAGTGAAGATAGATCTCCAAGTGGAAATGCTGGGAGCGAAGAAACTTGTTTTGTATTCTCAGACCCATCTAGTCCCATTAGTGTTGCTAACAATCATGAAAATGACTCAGAGAAAAGTAGTGTTGCCTCAAATTTGTCCACTGATGAAACAGATGCCCATAGTGAGGTTATACAGGGAGACTCAGTTCTTCCTGTTTCTGATCTCCCTGATGATATCGCTCCAAGTTCTGAAAGCAAAAATGAGGCTACTGGAAAATTAGTGAACGGTACGAAGGAGCGGAAACTTCTTTCAGGTAAACTCCAGTGGTTTTGGAAATTTGGACGGAGTAACGTTGGTGAGGAGACATCTGAAAAAGGAATTGTTGACTCTACAAAATCTGCCAGTGATGCTGGTAGTGAGAGCAATGTGATCAGCACTTCCGCTAATGAATCTAACAATTTGCATACAAATATAAGAGGAGATGTTGTGGATCAGAATGTGATGGGTACATTGAGGAACCTTGGTCACTCGATGCTTGAACATATTCAG GTATTAGAGTCTGTATTCCAGCAAGATAGGGTTCAGGTGGGGTCATTGGAGAATTTTTCCAAAAATGTTATAGTTGGCAAAGGACACGCTACAGCTATGACAGCCCTTAAGGAGCTTCGAAAAATTAGTAATCTTCTGTCTGAAATGTGA
- the LOC126669242 gene encoding uncharacterized protein LOC126669242 — protein MTEEQTDSVSHQSSTNQTPPEETLDKKLHVPGFSGFPDYPYRGFQMYPIMYPALVPGLTSLHNRDQMNASGGGGAGIYAVPVPPLMGPIAGLPSNTLIPLTYNIPTTRSSPDAAAAGDHGQGGQQQQNQQQQPAPQRQIVVRRFQIAFQLDLLLILKLAAVIFLFNQDGSRQRLVVLVFFASLVYLYQTGALTPLVQWLSQSMQRAAQPPRPPRPVGRAENAPPVVRQNENAALPEGQAVADNENRPPEAGENENIVEGGGRDGGNNWWGIVKEIQMIVFGFITSLLPGFHNID, from the exons ATGACAGAGGAACAAACTGATTCTGTATCTCATCAATCTTCTACTAATCAAACTCCACCTGAAGAAACACTCGACAAGAAACTTCAT GTGCCAGGTTTTTCGGGTTTTCCAGATTACCCATATCGGGGTTTTCAGATGTATCCAATTATGTACCCTGCTCTGGTTCCTGGGTTAACATCTTTACATAACCGGGATCAGATGAATGcgagtggtggtggtggtgccGGTATTTACGCGGTCCCTGTTCCGCCTTTAATGGGTCCAATTGCTGGACTTCCGTCGAATACTCTTATTCCTCTTACTTACAATATACCTACCAC TAGGTCAAGCCCTGATGCTGCGGCAGCTGGTGATCATGGGCAAGGGGGACAACAACAACAGAATCAGCAACAACAGCCTGCACCTCAAAGACAAATTGTAGTGAGGAGATTTCAAATTGCATTTCAGCTTGATTTGCTACTTATACTCAAGCTGGCAGCCGTGATCTTTTTGTTCAACCAAGATGGATCAAGACAAAGACTTGTTGTCCTCGTGTTCTTTGCTTCACTTGTCTATTT ATACCAAACTGGAGCCCTCACACCATTAGTGCAGTGGCTCTCACAAAGCATGCAAAGGGCAGCTCAACCACCCCGTCCACCTAGGCCAGTTGGCAGAGCTGAAAATGCTCCTCCTGTTGTAAGGCAGAATGAAAATGCTGCATTACCAG AGGGACAAGCTGTGGCTGATAATGAAAACCGTCCTCCAGAGGCCGGTGAGAATGAGAACATAGTAGAAGGCGGTGGACGTGACGGTGGTAACAACTGGTGGGGAATTGTGAAGGAAATTCAAATGATTGTATTTGGCTTTATCACTTCTCTTCTTCCAGGTTTTCACAACATAGATTAG